The following are from one region of the Geoalkalibacter subterraneus genome:
- a CDS encoding response regulator translates to MNVLIVDDALFMRNLLRGIFERAGFAVVGEAGDGAEAVEKYRTLRPELVMMDIVMPEKSGIEALKEIVTEDPAACVVMCSALGQEKLVMEAVQSGARDFIVKPFKDDLVLETVKRVTGAA, encoded by the coding sequence ATGAATGTTCTGATAGTTGACGACGCCCTGTTCATGCGCAATTTGCTCAGGGGTATTTTCGAGAGAGCGGGCTTTGCCGTGGTCGGGGAAGCCGGCGACGGCGCCGAGGCTGTGGAAAAGTACCGGACCCTGCGCCCTGAGCTGGTCATGATGGATATCGTCATGCCGGAGAAAAGCGGCATCGAGGCCCTCAAAGAGATTGTTACCGAGGATCCGGCCGCCTGCGTGGTCATGTGCAGTGCGCTCGGGCAGGAGAAGCTGGTGATGGAAGCGGTGCAGAGCGGCGCACGGGATTTTATCGTCAAGCCCTTCAAGGATGACCTGGTGCTTGAAACCGTTAAACGGGTGACTGGCGCCGCTTGA
- a CDS encoding chemotaxis protein CheA, protein MDMSKYRALFFSEAREHLAGMGRLLVALEHDSRDVQTVEALFREAHSIKGMAASMGYDRTAELAHGLEDMLDRCRAGGEVPPARVDRLLQGLDLLESLINDLDADQPEREIGDFLAELQSAEQTGGNPDEKVYAQQISPPGQKEAGESAEKAQPESGRTGKAVPGSAKETPEPEPEQERSLRKWDVRIELAPETAMPAARLLLLLNRIKSRGRILACSPDEKSLQDGGAHFRVDVRLESGDDDSALRDLLKSHSEIGRLQVAPHKPPVRRAPSRRADQARTVRVRTELLDHFINLAGEMITQRHRLHSAQKSHDWEDLRGGIDGMARLVTDLHHHILKVRMMPLESITGHLPRVVRDLARKSGKQVSFTLSGEEIELDRAILEELADPLVHMVRNAVDHGIEQCGRVRIEARREKDLVVLDVMDDGRGIDPEAVRRKAVQRGLLSTEQVRQLPESDLLLLVCRPGFSTAEAVTDISGRGVGMDVVKTVVEGFGGTLEIFSRPGKGTRIQLKLPLSVAIIQLLLVRCGTQVVGLPITCVQRLLTLPRDQIQSSGKRLAVRLDDGIVPLLSLRKILQLETIPLSGSIPVVVTEMRGRRIGLVVDALAGQREAFVKTLDFPLNQITGVTGASILGDGRILFVIDPRQMLEGRAMAPPQRAGASV, encoded by the coding sequence ATGGACATGTCCAAATATCGCGCTCTTTTCTTCTCCGAGGCACGGGAGCACCTCGCCGGAATGGGGCGTCTGCTGGTGGCCCTGGAGCATGACAGCCGGGATGTGCAGACGGTTGAAGCCCTTTTTCGCGAGGCACACTCCATCAAGGGGATGGCGGCCTCCATGGGGTATGACCGGACCGCCGAGCTGGCGCACGGCCTGGAAGATATGCTTGATCGCTGTCGTGCCGGGGGAGAGGTGCCGCCCGCACGTGTCGACCGGTTGCTGCAGGGCCTTGATCTGCTGGAATCGCTGATCAACGACCTGGACGCCGACCAGCCTGAGAGGGAGATCGGTGATTTTCTTGCCGAACTGCAGTCCGCAGAGCAGACCGGCGGCAACCCTGACGAAAAGGTGTATGCCCAGCAAATTTCGCCGCCTGGTCAGAAGGAGGCCGGCGAAAGTGCTGAAAAAGCTCAGCCTGAATCCGGGCGAACGGGAAAAGCGGTACCGGGGAGCGCTAAAGAGACTCCGGAGCCGGAGCCGGAGCAGGAGCGGAGCCTGAGGAAATGGGATGTGCGGATCGAGCTTGCGCCCGAGACAGCCATGCCGGCGGCCCGCCTGCTGTTGCTGCTCAATCGCATCAAATCCCGCGGCCGCATTCTGGCCTGTTCCCCCGATGAAAAATCCCTTCAGGATGGCGGAGCGCATTTCCGCGTTGATGTGCGTCTGGAGAGCGGCGATGACGACTCTGCCCTGCGCGATCTTCTTAAAAGTCATTCCGAGATCGGGCGCCTTCAGGTCGCCCCTCACAAGCCGCCGGTCAGGCGTGCCCCCTCGCGCCGAGCCGATCAGGCGCGCACCGTCCGGGTGCGCACCGAGCTTCTCGACCATTTCATCAACCTCGCCGGAGAAATGATCACCCAACGCCACCGCCTGCACAGCGCCCAGAAGAGCCATGACTGGGAGGATCTGCGCGGCGGCATTGACGGCATGGCGCGGCTGGTGACCGACCTGCATCATCATATCCTTAAAGTGCGCATGATGCCGCTGGAGAGCATCACCGGCCATCTGCCCCGCGTGGTGCGCGATCTGGCACGCAAAAGCGGCAAACAGGTTTCCTTCACCCTGAGCGGCGAAGAGATCGAGCTTGATCGCGCGATTCTCGAAGAGTTGGCCGATCCCCTGGTGCACATGGTGCGCAATGCCGTCGATCACGGCATCGAGCAGTGTGGTCGCGTCCGCATCGAGGCGCGGCGCGAGAAGGATCTCGTGGTGCTGGATGTGATGGATGACGGACGCGGCATCGATCCCGAAGCGGTGCGTAGAAAAGCGGTGCAGCGCGGCCTGCTCAGTACCGAACAGGTGCGGCAGCTGCCGGAATCGGATCTGCTGCTGCTGGTCTGCCGCCCCGGGTTTTCCACCGCAGAGGCGGTCACCGATATTTCAGGCCGCGGGGTCGGTATGGATGTGGTGAAAACGGTGGTGGAGGGCTTCGGTGGCACATTGGAGATTTTTTCACGACCGGGCAAGGGAACCCGCATCCAGCTCAAGCTGCCCCTGTCGGTGGCGATCATCCAGCTGTTGCTGGTGCGCTGCGGGACACAGGTGGTCGGATTGCCCATTACCTGCGTGCAGCGGCTGCTGACCCTGCCCCGCGACCAGATTCAATCCAGCGGCAAGCGGCTGGCGGTGCGCCTCGATGACGGAATCGTGCCGCTTTTATCCCTGCGTAAAATTCTGCAGCTTGAAACCATCCCTCTGAGCGGTTCCATCCCTGTGGTGGTGACTGAAATGCGCGGGCGCCGCATCGGCCTGGTGGTCGACGCACTGGCCGGCCAGCGCGAAGCCTTTGTCAAGACTCTGGATTTTCCTCTCAACCAGATTACAGGCGTCACCGGAGCCAGCATCCTCGGTGACGGCCGGATTCTGTTTGTCATCGATCCGCGCCAGATGCTTGAAGGCCGGGCGATGGCCCCACCTCAGCGTGCAGGAGCTTCCGTATGA
- a CDS encoding CheR family methyltransferase → MKIDLPEPAPREDRLARHLFVGADVDEQTLEEVRQVLLQKRQFDLGMYKDACIRRRIAGRVRARGFQQARAYLDLLAVDEEEVTALMSAMTIHVSQFFRNPSTFDVLREEVVPEMFRRLRREGQRELRVWSVGCAGGEEPYSVALLMEQLVPPRMRYSILACDITPVVLEKAREGLFDGPRLTHVPDELRDRHFSLEEGRWRINERLRSKVKFCTHNVLSDEPYSEADLILCRNVLIYFSRPDQARVLERFAAALPENGVLVLGRAETLSGSSREQFTVHNPAERIFFKRGCAER, encoded by the coding sequence ATGAAGATTGATTTACCGGAGCCGGCACCCAGGGAAGATCGTCTTGCCCGGCATCTCTTTGTCGGGGCTGATGTCGACGAGCAGACACTGGAGGAGGTGCGGCAGGTTCTGTTGCAGAAGCGCCAGTTCGATCTCGGGATGTACAAGGATGCCTGCATCCGCCGTCGCATCGCGGGGCGCGTGCGTGCGCGCGGCTTTCAGCAGGCGCGCGCCTATCTCGATCTGCTGGCGGTGGACGAAGAGGAAGTTACCGCCCTCATGTCGGCGATGACGATTCATGTGTCCCAGTTCTTCCGCAATCCCAGTACGTTTGATGTGCTTCGCGAGGAGGTCGTGCCGGAAATGTTCCGCCGCCTGCGGCGAGAAGGGCAGCGCGAACTGCGGGTGTGGAGCGTCGGCTGTGCCGGTGGTGAGGAACCCTATTCCGTCGCCCTGCTGATGGAGCAACTGGTGCCGCCCCGCATGCGTTACAGTATTCTGGCGTGCGACATCACCCCGGTGGTGCTGGAAAAAGCACGGGAGGGCCTGTTCGACGGCCCTCGCCTGACCCATGTACCGGATGAGTTGCGTGACAGGCATTTCAGCCTCGAAGAGGGACGGTGGCGAATCAATGAGCGGCTGCGCAGCAAGGTGAAATTCTGCACCCACAATGTGCTCAGTGATGAGCCTTATTCCGAGGCGGACCTGATCCTGTGCCGCAATGTGCTGATTTACTTTTCGCGTCCGGACCAGGCGCGGGTGCTGGAAAGGTTTGCCGCGGCGCTGCCCGAGAATGGGGTTCTCGTGCTTGGACGGGCGGAAACTCTCAGCGGTTCGAGCCGGGAGCAGTTCACGGTGCACAATCCGGCGGAGCGCATTTTTTTCAAGCGTGGCTGCGCAGAGCGGTGA
- a CDS encoding methyl-accepting chemotaxis protein, with protein sequence MRIEIAYKFIMGFIIVVASTVALDALVPRLGVPQGWQDLVTTTGALLIGLVLGSIFSKAFTANIGALTGAAERISQGDLSQPVELHHNNFPDETADVAGSLSKLSDSLRRLVGSIRSSAVMVSDSAQGLSASSQQMSATAHQVAGATEQISRGAENQAEMVEKATQVIRDMALAIDQVAASAQKVAASANDTSLTAQHGGEMSRSALDNMQQVLAEVAGSGDQILNFSSMVNQIGQITEVITGISEKTNLLALNATIEAARAGEYGRGFAVVAEEVSKLADSSAASAQEITRLIETIREESTRVQSSMKQSIERIDAGQKAITITDKAFAEIIETAVDTQTKADGIAELSGRQTEGSRHMVKIIEEIAKVAEDNAASTEQVSAATQEQSASMEEMAHSAQDLSALSEDLLSLVSRFRLGDEKQ encoded by the coding sequence ATGCGGATAGAAATTGCCTACAAATTTATCATGGGGTTCATCATCGTGGTGGCCTCTACGGTCGCCCTCGATGCGCTGGTGCCGCGACTTGGCGTTCCGCAAGGGTGGCAGGATCTGGTAACCACGACGGGGGCACTGCTGATCGGCCTGGTGCTGGGCTCGATCTTTTCCAAGGCCTTTACCGCCAATATCGGTGCCCTTACCGGTGCAGCGGAACGCATCAGCCAGGGCGATCTGAGCCAGCCTGTCGAACTGCATCACAATAATTTTCCGGACGAGACGGCCGATGTGGCCGGTTCGCTCTCGAAACTCAGCGACAGCCTGCGCCGACTGGTCGGCAGCATTCGTTCTTCGGCGGTGATGGTGTCCGATTCGGCGCAGGGGCTTTCGGCGTCCTCCCAGCAGATGAGCGCGACCGCCCATCAGGTGGCCGGCGCCACGGAGCAGATCAGCCGCGGCGCGGAGAACCAGGCCGAGATGGTGGAGAAAGCCACCCAGGTCATCCGCGACATGGCACTGGCCATCGATCAGGTTGCCGCCTCTGCCCAGAAGGTGGCGGCCTCGGCCAATGACACCTCTCTGACCGCCCAGCATGGCGGCGAGATGAGCCGCAGCGCTCTCGACAACATGCAGCAGGTGCTGGCCGAAGTGGCCGGCAGCGGCGACCAGATCCTCAATTTCAGCTCCATGGTCAACCAGATCGGTCAGATTACCGAAGTGATTACCGGGATCTCGGAGAAGACCAACCTGCTGGCTCTCAATGCGACCATCGAGGCGGCACGGGCCGGCGAATACGGGCGCGGCTTCGCGGTGGTGGCCGAGGAGGTCAGCAAGCTGGCCGACAGCAGCGCGGCTTCCGCCCAGGAGATCACCCGCTTGATTGAAACCATTCGTGAAGAGAGCACACGGGTGCAATCCTCCATGAAGCAGAGCATCGAGCGCATCGATGCCGGCCAGAAGGCGATTACCATTACCGATAAGGCCTTTGCGGAAATCATCGAGACCGCGGTGGACACACAGACCAAGGCCGACGGCATCGCGGAGCTTTCTGGGCGCCAGACCGAAGGATCGCGACACATGGTCAAAATCATTGAAGAGATCGCCAAGGTGGCTGAAGACAACGCCGCCTCGACGGAGCAGGTCTCGGCGGCGACCCAGGAGCAATCCGCTTCGATGGAAGAGATGGCCCACAGCGCCCAGGATCTTTCTGCGCTCTCGGAAGATCTGCTCAGCCTGGTGAGCCGTTTCCGCCTTGGCGATGAGAAGCAATGA
- the thiL gene encoding thiamine-phosphate kinase yields the protein MSPGGLGEFEFIERLRRRCDPNGALVRGIGDDCAVARVPAGELLLTSTDLLIEDVHFRTAWIDMHDLGRKSVSVNVSDVAAMGGQPLSLFLALGIPADLSLEDLDRFTEGVLSACRDYGAVLAGGDTCRSPRGLFISVTVEGAVPDGLQVTRDGARPGDLVWVSGTLGDSALALRELLAGRQPPEECLRRHHDPRARVELGRTLAAQRFASAMIDISDGLFSDLGHILDASGCGAVLRRDLLPLSPAFLEFQQHQPEVNDLALTGGEDYELLFTSPPQHAEAVRALATPDLPLTEIGQITVSTDGLRIVDAQGTLRMPTRSGFDHFA from the coding sequence ATGAGTCCTGGCGGACTGGGGGAGTTTGAGTTCATCGAGCGCTTGCGCCGCCGCTGTGATCCAAACGGCGCGCTGGTGCGGGGCATCGGCGACGACTGCGCGGTGGCACGAGTCCCGGCGGGAGAGCTGCTGCTGACTTCCACCGACCTGCTGATCGAGGACGTGCATTTCCGCACTGCCTGGATCGACATGCATGACCTGGGACGGAAAAGCGTCAGTGTCAATGTCAGCGATGTGGCGGCCATGGGAGGACAGCCCTTGTCACTCTTCCTGGCGCTCGGCATCCCCGCCGACCTCTCTCTTGAGGATCTGGACCGTTTTACCGAAGGCGTGCTTTCGGCCTGCCGCGATTACGGTGCCGTGCTGGCCGGTGGCGACACCTGCCGTTCACCGCGCGGCCTGTTTATCAGCGTCACGGTGGAGGGAGCGGTGCCCGATGGGCTGCAGGTCACCCGGGACGGGGCGCGTCCCGGCGACCTGGTGTGGGTTTCGGGCACCCTGGGCGACAGCGCCCTGGCCCTGCGTGAACTCCTGGCGGGCCGTCAGCCCCCCGAAGAATGCCTCCGCCGCCACCACGATCCGCGGGCGCGGGTCGAGCTTGGCCGTACCCTGGCCGCGCAGCGGTTCGCTTCGGCCATGATCGATATTTCCGACGGGCTTTTCTCCGACCTGGGTCATATTCTTGACGCGTCAGGCTGCGGGGCTGTCTTGCGCCGCGACCTGCTGCCCCTTTCTCCCGCGTTTCTTGAATTTCAGCAGCACCAGCCGGAAGTGAACGATCTCGCCCTGACCGGCGGCGAAGATTACGAGCTGCTCTTTACCTCTCCCCCCCAGCATGCAGAAGCGGTGCGTGCCCTCGCCACCCCCGATCTGCCGCTCACAGAAATCGGCCAAATCACGGTCTCCACCGACGGATTGCGCATCGTGGACGCACAGGGGACCCTCCGCATGCCCACCCGCTCAGGCTTCGATCATTTTGCGTAA
- a CDS encoding chemotaxis protein CheW encodes MQASSQQILIFGLGEEWYGLEIDEVQEVVAAPRLHPVPRAPCCLSHAINFHGRVVVVLDLPAWLGFERGKRDPRVIVLSAPSAGLALAVDRVGRIVPLEDDAVMPCESEEDARAFIRGVFDHQGRMINLLDTDRLLASLRQDANLRGGTPAHECSDS; translated from the coding sequence ATGCAGGCATCGTCGCAGCAGATTCTGATTTTCGGTCTGGGCGAAGAATGGTACGGTCTGGAGATTGACGAGGTTCAGGAGGTGGTTGCCGCGCCGCGCCTTCATCCGGTACCGCGTGCGCCCTGCTGCCTGTCTCACGCCATTAATTTTCACGGCCGGGTGGTGGTGGTGCTCGACCTGCCTGCCTGGCTGGGTTTTGAACGGGGGAAACGTGATCCCCGGGTAATCGTCCTGTCCGCCCCAAGCGCCGGCCTGGCTCTGGCCGTCGACCGGGTGGGACGCATTGTGCCCCTTGAGGATGACGCGGTGATGCCGTGCGAATCCGAAGAGGATGCGCGGGCCTTCATTCGTGGAGTGTTCGATCATCAGGGGCGCATGATCAATCTGCTGGATACGGATCGCCTGCTGGCGAGCCTCAGACAAGACGCCAATCTTCGAGGAGGAACACCGGCCCATGAATGTTCTGATAGTTGA